A genomic stretch from Candidatus Krumholzibacteriia bacterium includes:
- a CDS encoding 3'-5' exonuclease: MERPEEARLPDWARDIVPLDRPLAVLDLETTGTQVAKDRIIEIGVVKVHPEGRHEERTRRVDPGIPIPPEATAVHGIRNEDLLGAPSFGQIAASLVEFLEGCDLAGFGLLAFDLPLLRNEFERAGVEFLVSGRRLIDAKSIFHQKEPRDLSAAHRFYCGTGFTGAHSATADAEATYRVLLGQLRRYPDLPHSMDGLHRACNPVDGVDIDRRLVWQGGEAMFAFGRHRGELLRAVRIADPEYLEWIMEGDFSADLKRIAAQALQGTFPSRPSHAPPEAVAPRDPAQARLPFPASPPAKPPIPAEKPPPDAEQPSPNAEKPPPADARGGEAKPS, translated from the coding sequence ATGGAGCGACCGGAAGAGGCGAGGCTGCCCGACTGGGCCCGCGACATCGTCCCCCTGGACCGGCCCTTGGCGGTGCTGGACCTGGAGACGACGGGGACGCAAGTCGCCAAGGACCGCATCATCGAGATCGGTGTGGTCAAGGTCCACCCGGAGGGTCGCCACGAAGAGCGCACCCGGCGCGTCGACCCGGGCATTCCCATCCCGCCCGAGGCGACGGCCGTGCACGGGATCCGCAACGAGGATCTGCTAGGTGCTCCCAGCTTCGGGCAGATCGCTGCGAGTCTCGTCGAGTTCTTGGAGGGCTGCGACCTGGCGGGGTTCGGCCTCCTGGCCTTCGACCTGCCGCTGTTGCGCAACGAGTTCGAACGGGCCGGCGTCGAGTTCCTCGTCTCCGGCAGGCGTCTCATCGACGCCAAGAGCATCTTCCATCAGAAGGAGCCGAGGGATCTGTCGGCGGCGCATCGCTTCTACTGCGGCACCGGCTTCACGGGGGCGCATTCCGCCACTGCTGATGCGGAGGCCACTTATCGCGTGCTCCTGGGTCAGTTGCGACGCTACCCTGATCTGCCGCATTCCATGGACGGCCTGCACCGGGCCTGCAACCCTGTCGACGGCGTGGACATCGACCGCCGCCTCGTGTGGCAAGGCGGTGAAGCGATGTTCGCCTTCGGCAGGCACCGGGGGGAGCTGCTTCGCGCTGTCCGCATCGCCGATCCGGAATACCTGGAGTGGATCATGGAGGGCGACTTCTCGGCCGATCTGAAGCGCATCGCCGCGCAGGCGCTGCAAGGCACGTTCCCGTCGCGGCCGTCGCATGCGCCGCCGGAAGCCGTAGCGCCCCGTGACCCGGCGCAGGCGCGGCTGCCGTTCCCCGCTTCGCCACCCGCGAAGCCGCCAATTCCCGCCGAGAAGCCGCCACCCGACGCCGAGCAGCCGTCACCCAACGCCGAGAAGCCGCCACCCGCGGACGCCAGGGGAGGCGAGGCGAAGCCATCGTGA
- a CDS encoding ABC transporter ATP-binding protein, whose product MNEALLSVRGLEVRFPVRRGMLSLSQRPKDFVRAVDGVDLDIQRGETLGLVGESGCGKSTTGRAILQLVRPTAGSVVFAGKELTQLRAAELRRMRRHMQIVFQNPYSSLDPRMTIGSIVAEPLQVHHVARGRELRERVRELLELVGLDPQHLRRYPHEFSGGQRQRVGIARAIALHPEFIVADEPISALDVSIQAQILNLLQDLQQKLGLTYLFIAHDLAVVRYISTRIAVMYLGKLVEVAEAERLIERPLHPYTQALIAAVPVPEPERQRARQHIVLPGEVPSPVHPPSGCRFRTRCAWAFERCATEEPMLREWEGGHTVACHLMEEADPPHLRGRIVPAAVR is encoded by the coding sequence GTGAACGAAGCCTTGCTGTCGGTGCGCGGCCTCGAGGTGCGTTTCCCGGTACGCCGCGGCATGCTGTCGCTGTCGCAGCGGCCCAAGGACTTCGTGCGCGCCGTCGACGGCGTCGATCTCGACATCCAGCGCGGGGAAACACTCGGTCTCGTCGGCGAATCCGGCTGCGGCAAGTCCACCACGGGTCGCGCCATTCTGCAGCTCGTCCGCCCCACGGCGGGCAGTGTCGTCTTCGCCGGCAAGGAGCTGACGCAGCTACGCGCCGCCGAACTCCGCCGCATGCGACGCCACATGCAGATCGTTTTCCAGAATCCCTACTCGTCCCTCGATCCACGCATGACCATAGGCTCCATCGTCGCCGAGCCTTTGCAGGTGCACCATGTGGCACGCGGGCGAGAGCTGCGGGAGCGCGTGCGCGAGCTCCTCGAGCTCGTGGGACTCGATCCGCAGCACCTGCGGCGCTATCCGCACGAGTTCTCCGGCGGCCAGCGCCAGCGTGTCGGCATCGCCCGCGCCATCGCCCTCCACCCGGAGTTCATCGTCGCCGACGAACCCATCTCGGCGCTGGACGTCTCCATCCAAGCGCAGATCCTCAACCTGCTTCAGGACCTGCAGCAGAAGCTGGGCCTCACCTATCTCTTCATCGCCCATGATCTCGCCGTGGTGCGCTACATCAGTACGCGCATCGCCGTCATGTATTTGGGCAAGTTGGTGGAGGTGGCGGAGGCTGAGCGACTCATCGAGCGCCCGCTCCACCCTTACACGCAGGCGCTCATCGCGGCGGTGCCGGTCCCGGAGCCGGAGCGCCAGCGCGCGCGCCAGCACATCGTCCTCCCTGGCGAGGTGCCGAGCCCGGTTCATCCGCCTTCCGGCTGCCGCTTCCGCACCCGCTGTGCTTGGGCCTTCGAGCGCTGCGCCACCGAAGAGCCGATGCTGCGGGAATGGGAGGGCGGCCACACCGTGGCCTGTCATTTGATGGAGGAAGCGGATCCGCCCCATCTGCGTGGACGGATCGTGCCGGCGGCGGTGCGCTGA
- a CDS encoding enoyl-CoA hydratase/isomerase family protein yields the protein MARVREGPTTPKVRVTPEHEGQVLQVVLDAPPGNVLDLQMIESLRAVLAGPARQAEVKAIVFSGTGGHFSYGASIDEHLPGLVEKLLPAFHRLFHDLLSVARPTLAIVRGRCLGGGLELAAFCNWVFAAPDAELGVPEVGLGVFPPLAALILRERLGRALAEDLCLTGRVIDGEEALEMGLVDHLSEEPDEAAQQWIVRHLLPRSATALHFTTRAVREPLRARLLSDLEALERMYLGELMRHEDPLEGLRAFMEKRPPQWKNR from the coding sequence ATGGCACGAGTGCGAGAGGGGCCGACGACTCCGAAGGTGCGCGTCACCCCCGAACACGAAGGACAAGTGTTGCAGGTGGTGCTGGATGCGCCTCCCGGCAACGTGCTCGATCTACAGATGATCGAGAGCCTCCGTGCGGTGTTGGCCGGCCCGGCGCGACAGGCCGAGGTGAAGGCGATCGTCTTCTCCGGCACAGGCGGCCACTTCTCGTATGGTGCGAGCATCGACGAACACCTGCCAGGCCTGGTGGAAAAGCTGCTGCCGGCGTTCCACCGCCTCTTCCACGATCTCTTGAGCGTGGCGCGGCCGACGCTGGCGATCGTTCGCGGCCGCTGCCTCGGCGGCGGTCTCGAGCTCGCCGCCTTCTGCAACTGGGTGTTCGCGGCCCCCGACGCTGAGCTCGGCGTTCCGGAAGTGGGCCTCGGAGTCTTCCCGCCTCTCGCGGCGCTCATCCTGCGTGAACGCCTCGGGCGGGCTCTCGCCGAGGATCTCTGCCTCACGGGGCGCGTCATCGACGGCGAGGAAGCCCTGGAGATGGGCCTCGTGGATCATCTGAGCGAGGAACCGGACGAAGCAGCGCAGCAATGGATCGTCCGCCATCTCCTGCCGCGGAGCGCGACAGCGCTGCACTTCACCACCCGGGCGGTGCGCGAGCCCCTGCGGGCTCGGCTTCTCTCCGATCTGGAGGCGCTGGAGCGCATGTATCTCGGGGAGCTGATGCGGCACGAGGATCCGCTCGAGGGTCTCCGCGCCTTCATGGAGAAGCGCCCGCCGCAGTGGAAGAATCGCTGA
- a CDS encoding endonuclease/exonuclease/phosphatase family protein: MRHRPPVAIVLAGVLLLALPLRAGGESAAIFLDGFFTDWTGAVEHLDPAADSGTSGIDFRALDLANDGEYLFVRFELTVPVGLQEANNLELYLDTDMNAGTGLAVGGIGAELLWQFGARTGRFYRLGSSVQIFQDDIRLRELPSVTSPEFEIAIGRNVRPDGVNLLFTGNSMRVLVHDVGTNGDYAPNIGTTLTYSFDATPVSPPAPTSFARVTPTDVRIVTWNARDLEAPGGFNPGVTPSADRVFSALDPDIVCFQEIYNATPAQTAALLESFLPSGAGEAWYAAEVNDCIVVSRFPIVSQWAIDLNLAVLLDADAALGHDILLVDAHLPCCTNNAGRQAEADNIMRFFRDAMTAGGTVTVPSGTLFMLAGDMNLVGFAQQLVTLLTGDIADNATYGPDFAPDWDGTAFGEVVSSQTERRFAYTWRSDTSAFAPGRLDFIIYTDSGMHLERHFSLYTPEMSAAQLSLYGLQANDVTTVSDHLPHVADFRPLRTSDVDDVAGGEGGLQITAAAGSGRGAVRFAVALAEPARLRLEVFDVRGTLVTTLRDDDAGVLPAGSHRFVWDGSRAAGPRAPSGAYFVRAIASPLRAEAAHQAATKKLLLIR; encoded by the coding sequence ATGCGCCACCGGCCCCCTGTTGCGATCGTCCTTGCCGGCGTCTTGCTTCTCGCGCTTCCGCTCCGCGCCGGCGGCGAATCCGCCGCCATTTTCCTCGACGGTTTCTTCACCGACTGGACCGGAGCGGTGGAGCACCTGGATCCGGCGGCGGACAGCGGCACCTCAGGCATCGACTTCCGCGCCCTGGACCTGGCCAACGACGGCGAGTATTTGTTCGTCCGCTTCGAATTGACCGTCCCGGTCGGCCTGCAGGAGGCCAACAACCTGGAGCTCTACCTGGACACGGACATGAACGCCGGAACGGGCCTCGCCGTCGGCGGTATCGGCGCCGAGCTGCTCTGGCAGTTCGGCGCTCGCACGGGCCGTTTCTACCGCCTCGGTTCGAGCGTACAGATCTTCCAGGACGACATCCGTCTCCGCGAGCTGCCGTCGGTGACCTCGCCGGAGTTCGAAATCGCCATCGGGCGCAACGTCCGGCCCGACGGCGTCAACCTGCTCTTCACGGGCAACTCGATGCGTGTGTTGGTCCACGATGTGGGGACGAACGGCGACTATGCTCCGAACATCGGCACCACGCTCACCTACAGCTTCGACGCTACACCGGTCTCACCGCCGGCGCCGACCTCGTTCGCTCGGGTCACTCCCACCGACGTGCGCATCGTGACCTGGAACGCCCGGGACCTGGAGGCCCCGGGTGGCTTCAATCCCGGGGTGACGCCGAGCGCCGATCGGGTGTTCTCCGCCCTCGACCCGGACATCGTCTGCTTCCAGGAGATCTACAACGCCACGCCAGCGCAGACGGCGGCGCTTCTCGAGAGCTTCCTTCCCTCGGGTGCGGGTGAAGCCTGGTACGCCGCGGAAGTCAACGACTGCATCGTCGTGAGCCGCTTCCCGATCGTCTCGCAATGGGCCATCGACCTGAACCTGGCCGTCCTCCTGGATGCCGATGCTGCCCTCGGCCACGACATCCTGCTCGTCGATGCGCACTTGCCCTGCTGCACCAACAACGCGGGCCGTCAGGCCGAGGCCGACAACATCATGCGGTTCTTCCGCGACGCCATGACCGCGGGGGGCACGGTGACCGTGCCGAGCGGCACGCTCTTCATGCTCGCCGGGGACATGAATTTGGTGGGGTTTGCGCAGCAGCTGGTCACGCTGCTCACCGGCGACATCGCGGACAATGCGACTTACGGGCCCGACTTCGCCCCGGACTGGGATGGGACGGCGTTCGGCGAGGTGGTTTCCAGCCAGACCGAGAGACGCTTCGCCTACACCTGGCGGAGCGACACTTCCGCCTTCGCCCCCGGCCGTCTCGACTTCATCATCTATACCGACAGCGGCATGCATCTCGAACGCCACTTCAGCCTCTACACGCCGGAGATGTCGGCGGCGCAGCTTTCGCTCTACGGGTTGCAGGCGAACGATGTGACCACCGTCTCGGATCATCTGCCGCATGTGGCAGACTTCCGCCCACTGCGGACGAGCGATGTGGACGACGTGGCGGGCGGCGAAGGTGGGCTGCAGATCACTGCGGCGGCCGGCTCTGGCCGAGGCGCGGTGCGCTTCGCCGTGGCGCTGGCAGAACCGGCGCGACTGCGCCTCGAGGTGTTCGACGTTCGCGGCACTCTAGTGACGACTCTGCGCGACGACGACGCCGGCGTGCTGCCGGCGGGATCCCATCGCTTCGTCTGGGACGGTAGCCGGGCTGCGGGCCCACGGGCGCCGAGCGGCGCCTACTTCGTCCGCGCCATCGCTTCCCCGCTGCGTGCCGAAGCGGCGCACCAGGCGGCAACGAAGAAGCTCCTTCTCATCCGTTGA
- a CDS encoding C1 family peptidase: MAARSKKTRLVLRPVVPDKVDLRDRPYRPAIAAAPPLHFDATRQEALPVLDQGDTSACTGFALSNVVNYLLRRNGRERNASVSPFMLFSMARRYDEFPGAGPEVGSSLRGAMKGWYRHGACAQALWPEQEMPEPHPEPTKDWWQDAAQRPLGAYYRVDARSVTDMHAALHEVGVLYASVLCHSGWDEGYDLPPARRRGWVIPQRALVASDGGHAFAITGWDSRGFRILNSWGKSWGEGGAAILSYQDWLENAMDCWVAQLGVVTDQHQAVSASASLRTDDRGRVTLATEPLLRQREISPFIVNMQNNGDLSGSGRFRTSRNDLQSLLEIHLDRARSRWRLGKNAPLDVAIFAHGGLTSEEAAAGTAARWVPALYDAQIFPIFLMWETDFLSTLKNRLSDILASETPATAGVRDTLSRWWNRRLERAFAAPGTFLWKEMKQNADAIGRRDTSGARQLFDIGSTVPGFAPARVRLHLIGHSAGAILHCHLLDALARLGWKFASVHFMAPAVRTDVFASTLLPHLRSRKVGRLHQFHLTAGAEERDPTCRPLLGYGRSLLWLVSESFEGGRPAEILGMENYFDAFWGQRSLADLRRHASAWVAPSKVTESTTHGGFDDDTATQRAIVALIKGQDPARLVASRAKPING, translated from the coding sequence ATGGCAGCGCGTTCGAAAAAGACCCGGCTCGTTCTCCGCCCCGTCGTCCCGGACAAGGTCGATCTGCGCGACCGTCCTTACCGCCCGGCGATCGCGGCGGCGCCGCCGCTCCACTTCGACGCCACGCGCCAAGAGGCTCTCCCCGTTCTCGATCAGGGCGACACCTCGGCGTGCACCGGTTTCGCCCTGTCCAACGTGGTGAATTATCTCCTGCGCCGGAACGGCCGCGAACGCAACGCCTCCGTTTCGCCCTTCATGCTTTTCTCCATGGCGCGCCGTTACGACGAGTTCCCCGGCGCCGGCCCCGAAGTGGGCTCGAGCTTGCGCGGGGCGATGAAAGGTTGGTACCGGCACGGGGCGTGCGCGCAGGCGCTGTGGCCGGAGCAAGAAATGCCCGAACCGCATCCAGAACCAACCAAGGATTGGTGGCAGGACGCGGCACAGCGTCCTCTCGGCGCCTACTACCGCGTCGATGCGCGCTCGGTGACGGACATGCATGCGGCCTTGCACGAGGTGGGCGTGCTGTATGCGAGCGTCCTCTGTCACTCCGGCTGGGACGAGGGCTACGATCTGCCTCCAGCCCGGCGGCGAGGCTGGGTCATCCCGCAGCGAGCGCTCGTGGCCAGCGACGGCGGCCACGCCTTCGCCATCACCGGCTGGGACAGCCGCGGCTTCCGCATCCTCAACTCCTGGGGCAAGAGCTGGGGTGAGGGCGGCGCCGCCATCCTTTCGTACCAGGACTGGCTCGAGAACGCCATGGACTGCTGGGTGGCGCAGCTCGGCGTCGTCACCGATCAGCATCAAGCGGTGTCGGCGAGCGCCTCGCTCCGCACCGACGACCGTGGCAGGGTGACGCTGGCGACCGAACCCCTACTGCGCCAGCGCGAGATCTCGCCCTTCATCGTGAACATGCAGAACAACGGCGACCTGAGCGGTAGCGGTAGGTTCCGCACCTCCCGGAACGATCTGCAGTCGTTGCTCGAGATCCACCTCGACCGCGCCCGCAGCCGCTGGCGCCTCGGCAAGAACGCCCCTTTGGACGTCGCGATCTTCGCGCACGGCGGCCTCACCAGCGAGGAAGCGGCGGCCGGCACGGCGGCGCGTTGGGTGCCTGCACTCTACGACGCCCAGATCTTCCCGATCTTTCTCATGTGGGAGACCGACTTCCTCTCCACCTTGAAGAACCGCCTTTCTGACATCCTCGCCAGCGAGACGCCGGCCACTGCCGGCGTCCGCGACACCCTGTCGCGCTGGTGGAACCGGCGGCTCGAGCGCGCTTTTGCCGCACCCGGTACCTTCTTGTGGAAAGAGATGAAGCAGAATGCCGACGCCATCGGGAGGCGCGATACGAGCGGCGCCAGGCAGCTCTTCGACATCGGCTCGACGGTCCCCGGCTTCGCCCCGGCACGGGTGCGTCTGCATCTCATCGGCCACTCCGCTGGCGCCATCCTCCACTGCCATCTGCTCGACGCGCTCGCCCGTCTCGGTTGGAAGTTCGCTTCCGTCCACTTCATGGCACCCGCGGTGCGGACGGACGTTTTCGCCTCCACCTTGCTTCCTCACCTGCGCTCCCGGAAGGTGGGGCGCCTGCATCAGTTCCATCTCACCGCCGGTGCCGAGGAGAGGGATCCCACCTGCCGGCCGCTGCTCGGCTACGGCCGTTCGCTCCTTTGGCTGGTGTCGGAGTCCTTCGAAGGCGGCCGACCGGCCGAGATCCTCGGGATGGAGAACTATTTCGACGCTTTCTGGGGCCAGCGCAGTCTCGCCGATCTCCGCCGTCATGCTAGTGCCTGGGTGGCGCCTTCGAAGGTTACGGAGAGCACGACCCACGGCGGCTTCGACGACGACACGGCGACGCAGCGAGCCATCGTGGCCCTGATCAAGGGCCAAGATCCCGCCCGCTTGGTTGCATCCCGTGCCAAGCCGATCAACGGATGA
- a CDS encoding DinB family protein has product MEFTVQTAVEILSRTPGTLATLLQGLSPNWTTTTEGPDTWCARDIVGHLLHGEETDWIPRARMILEHGEARTFEPFDRQAQFSRFRDWTMEALLSRFAARRSESLATLAGWRLTAEQLALRGRHPSLGVVTLAELLSTWVVHDLNHLAQIARVMAKQYGEETGPWVAYLPVLTRK; this is encoded by the coding sequence ATGGAATTCACGGTGCAGACGGCGGTCGAGATCCTGAGCCGTACGCCTGGCACGCTAGCGACTCTCCTCCAGGGCCTCTCCCCGAATTGGACCACGACGACGGAAGGGCCGGACACTTGGTGTGCCCGTGACATCGTGGGACATCTCCTGCACGGCGAGGAAACAGATTGGATCCCGCGCGCTCGGATGATCCTGGAGCATGGGGAGGCGCGCACCTTCGAGCCCTTCGACCGGCAGGCGCAGTTCAGCCGCTTCCGCGACTGGACCATGGAAGCCTTGCTCTCCCGCTTCGCGGCCCGGCGCTCGGAGAGCCTGGCGACTCTGGCGGGCTGGAGGCTGACCGCGGAGCAGCTCGCCTTGCGCGGCCGGCATCCGTCGCTCGGCGTGGTCACTCTCGCCGAGCTGCTGTCCACCTGGGTGGTGCACGACCTCAACCACCTGGCGCAGATCGCTCGCGTCATGGCCAAGCAGTACGGCGAGGAAACGGGGCCCTGGGTGGCGTACCTCCCCGTATTGACGCGCAAGTAG
- the iolG gene encoding inositol 2-dehydrogenase, producing the protein MSAKSRELSIGVIGAGRIGMLHAHNLARRVPHARVVAVADPRLACARAAATVAGADVALADYREILSRPDVDAVVVSSSTDTHARIIGEAAAAGKHIFCEKPIDHHVERIREALQAVARAGVRFQVGFNRRFDPDFQALAQRLRAGHAGVLQLLRITSRDPEPPPADYVRVSGGLFLDMSIHDLDMARFLMQEPVVEVFATGSAFDPGIAALGDVDTAVILLRFAHGALCTIDNSRRAVYGYDQRLEVFGSRACLTVPNRTPTRVEEWDAHGQHRERPQRFFLERYQESYVAEMQEFVDCVRQGREAAVSGQDGLQAVLLAQAARRSLLQDRPVHIDAEAGLDAA; encoded by the coding sequence ATGTCCGCCAAGAGCCGAGAACTGAGCATCGGCGTCATCGGTGCCGGACGCATCGGCATGCTCCACGCACACAATCTGGCCCGTCGCGTTCCGCACGCCCGTGTCGTCGCCGTGGCCGATCCGCGCCTCGCCTGCGCGCGGGCGGCGGCGACGGTGGCGGGGGCGGACGTCGCCCTAGCGGACTACCGCGAGATCCTGTCGCGCCCGGATGTGGATGCGGTGGTGGTGAGCTCCTCCACGGACACCCACGCCCGCATCATCGGCGAGGCCGCTGCCGCCGGGAAGCACATCTTCTGCGAGAAACCCATCGACCACCATGTCGAGCGCATCCGCGAAGCCCTCCAGGCGGTGGCGCGGGCAGGCGTGCGCTTCCAGGTCGGTTTCAATCGCCGCTTCGATCCCGACTTCCAGGCGCTGGCGCAACGCCTGCGCGCCGGTCACGCCGGCGTGCTGCAGCTCCTTCGGATCACCAGTCGCGACCCCGAGCCGCCGCCTGCGGACTACGTGCGCGTCTCCGGCGGCCTCTTCCTGGACATGAGCATTCACGACCTCGACATGGCGCGATTCCTCATGCAGGAGCCCGTCGTCGAGGTGTTCGCCACCGGGAGCGCCTTCGATCCCGGCATCGCCGCCCTCGGCGACGTGGACACCGCGGTCATCCTGCTGCGCTTTGCGCACGGCGCGCTCTGCACCATCGACAACTCGCGGCGTGCTGTCTACGGCTACGACCAGCGGCTCGAGGTCTTCGGCTCGCGCGCCTGTCTCACCGTTCCCAATCGCACACCGACGCGGGTGGAAGAGTGGGATGCGCACGGACAGCACCGCGAGCGGCCGCAGCGGTTTTTCCTGGAGCGCTACCAGGAGTCGTACGTGGCGGAGATGCAGGAGTTCGTCGATTGCGTGCGCCAGGGGCGGGAAGCGGCGGTGTCGGGACAGGACGGCTTGCAAGCCGTCCTGCTGGCACAGGCGGCGCGAAGGTCCCTGCTTCAAGACCGGCCGGTGCACATCGACGCCGAGGCGGGTCTGGACGCAGCCTGA